Genomic segment of Salvia splendens isolate huo1 chromosome 12, SspV2, whole genome shotgun sequence:
ttctTATCATTTAGTATTAAGACTATTAATAGGTTTCGGAGCTGATACTGTATTTCACACCGCCAAACGTTCGTACACAAAAAAATTGACATTcgatttaataaataaatgataatgTGCATCGATTTTGTGAATATTTCACATGCTAAAATGGATGGTTGttagaatttattttttctgtttGAATAATGAAGGTTGTTAGAGTTAGTAAACTGCAAGTGGGTTTTATTTTTGTGAGGAACGTGAGAGGTCATCTCTGATGGCTAAGTTAGAGAACAAAAGATTGTTTAACAACAAGTTacatttttctatatttctatAACTACTATTTAGAATAATTTCAACggtcaattaatttaattcaatgccacccccaccagcAGTTTGTAGAATGTGACACATTAATATTGAATGGCAAGTTGATACTATTTGTTTATTTACATAAAACAACGTTGATGTCTCTCATAATTAATctgattattaattattatagaAGTGCAATTAGACTTgcataaaatgaattaaatcattATTTACACTTTAGAAATAACTCCAACGGCAAGTGGTTGAGTATTAACTTTACAACAAAAATAGGAAAATCACATTTTAATAGTCAACAACTAggtgaataataataataataataataataataataataataataataataataataataataataataataataataataataattgagcCTATTCAGTTGGTAGATAGAGAACTCTCATCATCAAATGCCAAATTCTCTTATCATGTTTGAAATTTGGCCTTACTAGAAGCTTAGATATGAATTCATTGatgagaaaatatatatatagttgaggTGTAGTGGGCCCCTGACAACCAGCCCAAGTGATAGATATAGTTCTTATTTTCATATGGTCTAAAAAGTTAAATATATTTCATGTTGTAGCAATTTATTCAATTGTATACTACTCCTTGACCTTGTAATATAATTAGAGAGTTGAATAATTGTATATTTGGAGCCGATAAGAAAATGTAAGATTGAGAAGCCCATATCCGATACTTGTAATATTTGGGCACAAATATATTGGGTAATAAATTATTAGATCCAAAATCAAAATCTGATTAATTCACTGGTcaacaaatttataattttctttGAGTTCCAAAGTTGCAAATTCCTTCACTGGCCTTAGATCCTCTCTGTTTTTGCTTTATGTTTAAATGTAGAGCAATAATTTGTAGAAAAGTTCAAAACATATGGGAAAATGTTCTTCTCCATTTAAACTATGCAAGTAAAAGATACTATGATACACTCAGCCATCAAATGATAGCAAGGGAGGAATACTCAGTaaacaaatacaaaaaattcAATACTGATTTCTGTACCCTCTTTTCCCATTTAAATTACAGTAGCTAGTTTGAAGCAGAAGAAAAGCAGTTGCTGATCTATAAACATCCTATGATGCTAGCTCATATGAACGAGAAACATCGTTGATGGTGAAGCCGATCTCCTTTGCTTTTCCTATTAGATCAGAAGGCTGTCGTGAAAGATTTCAATTCTACTTCTCCGATTTCCATCGAATGAGACAAAAGGGGAAATGTAGTTTTTCCAATAACTACAGGATTTTCTGGCTTGCTATCGCTATGTACAACTTGAGGTGATCAAGAACTGCCGGCGACCTCTGCTGCGCGTTGCCTCATCATTTCCATTACAGCAGCCCTTCGTCGTGAATCTGACTGCTGCTGCAACCTTCTCAGGTGTTCCTTCAAGTCCCTGCATCGAGCATGAGAGGATTTAGACGAGCATGTTTAAGACGATAAAAGGGAGTACTATGTTGATGGAGTAGTTTTGTGAACAAACCAGCAACGTGGTACACCGCAGTTGGATTCTTTGCATGCTCGGGCGTGAAGCTGGAGAAGGTGCCACATTTTCTTACACAAATGACAGCCTCCTGAAGCACGCTTTTTGCACTGGATGCCATGGCGGAAAAGGCCTTTGACCTTGCGACAGTTTGGATACTGGCAAAGGGGCGACCGGCACTGGGAAGCATGCACCAGGAGCTCGAGCATTTTCCTCAACTGCAAAAACAAGTCCAAGAAATTTGTGTCAGGAATCGGGCACTTGAACGGTGGGTGTGTGATCTTAGAGTAAAATTTACCTGTGTGACTCGTAATTGCCTGGCTTCTTTGTTCTGTGCATTAGGATCAATGGACTGATTATTAGTTAACTTATGAGGATGATCCTTTCCTCCATCCTTCTGATAGCAAGCGTTGCATAGATCATAATCGGTGCATGTCTCACATCGGTAACCTTGCCCGCTCTCTATATCAAGGTGGCATTTGACACATGTGGTGACAAAAGCTGGGGCAGTCGGATTGTGCAGATGATATAGGACCATCATGGAAGAATGCTTAGCTCGGCGAAGAGTATCGTACTGATAGTGGTTTCCTTGGCAAAGACTGAGAAATGCCTGTCTTGTGTCAAAAAATTCACTTTCAAGATTCTCATTATCTTTAGTTTCATCAGGAACTTCAGCAATGTCAACCTGCAGATTCATAAATTTCTCAGTCCAAATGCTAATGCTCAAACGAATTAAATCTAGCAAAAATTCATATGCAAAAGATAAATGTCAGCCATCATTATGATCGTCGAGACTTACAGGATAAAGTGCATGGACATCCTTGTAGTTTGTAGGATGTCTATCCCTATCATCACGTTTCCTCTCAGCATCATAGCATCTGAAAGGAGTCGATTAGTATACTGCTCTACATATATAACATGCAGCATGATGCTATTCCAGATGCAATCAACCAAAAAATTGGATATCTCGAGAAAATAAGAGTAAATACATGAGATATGGAGTAACATTTTGATATGCATGGTGGAAATAGAAAATCCCTTGGAAATGAAATCAACAAGAAAATGTATATCGATAACTGAGACAGAAACTGAAAATAATCCTTACTTGTCACAAAGCTGAAACTTTTTGCACTGCTTGCAGACCCACCGTTTTCCAGAAACAATTAGGATGCAGCAATGAGTACATGAATGTTGTAAATGAACCATGATAAAATCTTCCTTCATTGAAGTTATGGAGTCACCAAGCTAGGGAAACAAAGAATTTATTTTAGTATCACTAAGAAAATAGCAGCAGTAATTGCTTAGTCTTGCAAATATGAAAAAGAACAACAAAATACACAGTGACGCATACCCACAGTTGAGCACAATTTctgaagaaaaaattaaaatacaattaTGACAAAGATCTTACCCTGTGCATTAACATCAGATCCTTTGATGCGTTACTAGAAAGATCGGTTTGGCCAGATGCCTTTAAAGCTCTTTTTGTGATCTTTTTCAAAGTTCCCTTCTTAGACTGTTTTCTCCCATCTTCTTCTTGTTGCAGTTGATAGATGATGTCCTCCGCAGCACCAGGCCAATAATCTCCATCAAAGTATGGCAGACGAGATGCAGTTACCTTTGCTTTACATTCACCAGTTGAAACAAAGAAATGTTCATACAGATTAGTAAGCTCCACGACAATGTTTTCCTTTGTGGCTTTTCGTAGCATGACCAAGTACCTGAAAGAGAACAATTAAAGTGAAATGCTGCTATAAATAATCGCTCAGATTTAGACAGTAATGACACCGACCACTCTCGAAGTTTATCAGATTTGGGTGTCTTTTGAATCTCTGGGTGACAATACAAAATGTAGTCTTCACCCTTCAGCGGAGGGCATGCCCAGATGTAGCAGCTTGTAAAACCACGCATTTTGCAGTACTCCAAATATCCAATCTGAATCAAAAATACATATCAGCATACTTATAAAGAAATGGTAACATCTTTTCTTTTGTAAATCCATCAACTATAAGGAAAATAGAAAGAGTATGCTAACTTGCCAAAATTTCATGGTACACATATGTCCGAAGAGCCTCGCCAGAGACAGCTTTGACATCTGGCCTAAAGTACTTAACAGAATCCAGGTAAGAGAGGTAGACTCTTCGATGATTTGGCTGCTGGCATTCAGATCCAAATTCTTGAACATACATGCCAAACAAGCACACTTCAACGCCTTCGATTCTCTGAAATAACAGGACCACCTGTAACATAGTAAATACAGTTACAACACATTAATGGACCAGCTAATTTGCAATAGCAATTAATTCATTCTTGCTTAACTAGGCTCCCAGCATATGCAAACAAAGAAGGCACCAACCTTAAGTAAGGAGGCATATCAAGAAACAAATCTCCAGTtatatttttcagatttttcgTGACTAATATTGATAGTGTTTTTTTCTGAAATATTAGATATATAGTTCATATGGAAGAATTAAGAAGCATTGTATCAAAATGTAAAGACATACCTTAGATCTATAAGGGTACTCTGTTGGATAGTTTTCCTCTTGGAAAATCTCCAGGAAGCGAGGCTTAACATCCAACTTTTTGTCAACTGACGATACCACTCTTACTACAAGTTCTTCTGCTCCTGGGATCTGgaaaaatgggcaaaaaaaTTATGACCTAGACAGTAAccattcaataaaaaaaacttgcTACAAATGCACAAACCACAATACTGATaatttacacacacacacacatatagtGTATGTGCAAGCaaagaatataaaaatatgCTACACAGTGTAAGTCAATAACCTCATCATAGCTTTTGCCTTGCATCCTTGCTCTTTCAAGCCTCTCTTGCTTCAATTTTACAATTAAACGCTGCTCCAAGTGATCACTTAGATGTGATCTAGGCAAATCTTTTGCACCGAGAACAGCACTCTGCGGTAATGGTGCGCGTTCTCCCATTTCAACTTCTGCCATATAACAATTTGGACAAGTATACTCAGCTTCTCCGCCATTATTTCTTCTACCATTAAACAATGCACAGATTTGATGCTGCCAAGCTTCACATTTGTCACATTGAACCCACTGCAAGAAACAATTACTTAGCGTAGTATAAGATTAAATATCAGAATAGAACAACTCTGCAAGCAAATAAGGCATTACCCATTCTTCAGTTTCttcatcatttttctttttctccacCCTTCCCTTTGGAATAGGCGTGCCATCTACTGCAATGGTGTCTCCATGAGAATTGTTATAGCACGGAATGCAGAAGCAATGGCGGGTTTCACCAGATCCAAAGGTGTAATACATTGCATTTCTTTTAATGCGAGTACCACAGGGAGTACAATATATAGGAGGAGGTTCAAAAGTAAGCTTCTCAACTGCACATAGTTGGCAAGAATTTTCACTCATTGAATGCTCCATTGCCTGGTTTCTCTCCGCCTTTGCTTTGCTCTGTGGACGAAAAGAGTAATTATAAATTTCAGAGGAAATGATGAATGACAAATCTGAAGAGCATATATGACGTATGATGCTTTTGAGGAAGGTGAAGGCATGACTGGGTGAGATCTAATCCAACAAAGTGACCCAACAAAATGACAAGTTTTTGTTCCATCCCTCTTCCAAATCCAAACATGGGATCTAGGAAGAAAAATGcatcaaaaagaaaaaaggatggACCCATACCAAATCAATGTTAGTAATGAAGAATGAATTCAAGGATCCTCGTCTAGAATAGTTGTGTCTTGTGTTATCAAAACACCAAGCattattattaaacaaaaaaaacaagcaGAGTTGCCTCCAGATGTTTAAGTTATCTTTACAAGCTTGCCAAGGGGAAGAAATTTTCAAAGCATCTCAGAGCAAGAAAGGCATATTATGAGTGTAATCCTAGTCCATATCAAATAGTACAACAAAATAAAGCAAAAGAGAACACAAATGAGCTTCTAACTGTCTGATTAGATAAATGCATGCAAATTCAAAGACTCCGACTGTGATGAAATTTCATAAAATGCTTTAAATTGCTAAAAGTAGCATTCAGGAGCCTTCAATAGGCATACATAGAGCACCTTGACAGTAATTAACCAAGGAGAGTAATTTAATCATATGCCTAATAAGGTTGAGAAAATGGATGACACTGACCTGTCCTACCCACTGACGGAGACCCATAATATGTTGGCGGACCATTTCCGGCGTGAACAATTCAATCATTGATACTCCCTTTATTTTTGGCTTCCCAGACTTGGATGCACTCTCGGGAGGTAATGGAGTGTTTTCTTGCTTAGTCTGTGCCGAATCATTTTCTGTCTTTGTGACCTGATGAACACCATATCCAACAGAATCACTAGGTGTGACATCATCACCTTTTGGAGTTTGGATGTATGCACCATCCAAGTTGTCCTTTTTTATCTCAATTTTGGGACTTTCCTGTGCAACGTTTACAGGGACTTTCACCTCTACTTTCACATCACTAATTTCAGACTTTATTGGAATATGGTAATTGCAATCCTTTTCACTTTGACGTAGATCGTGGATATGACAATCACTTACAGTAGAGGTCACTGCCACAGAGCATCCACTGCTAGGGACAAGAGACTGCAAACCTTGCTCAACTTTTGTACGTTTAGTAGAAGGTTCTAGATCTTTGGGAGTTTCAGCTATCACTGGGTCTATCTTTGGAGTAGACCTTCCCACTGTTCCAGCTATATCATGGACACCAGAAGATTCATTGACTACTGTAGGCAACCCAGGCCTCAAATTAGAACGAGCAAGTGTCTTGAATTGAGCCTGCATAAAGCTTTTAACAGGTATACAAACAGGGCAATTTGTATCCTGACAGCGCCTATGATGATTGACTAATACCCTTGTCGCACGGCAACGAGGGTATGTACACTCAAGAGAGTTGCAACTTCCACTATGCTTCAACAGCTTCTGAGCAGTTAAGCAGTGAGGCTCAGGGCATTTCCCTTCTGGGAAATGACATCTACGAGCATGCCTCAAAAATAGCAACCACCTCTGTTGGTTCTTGAACTGTTTTTCGCGAATAATGCTATAAGTTCGAGGTGCTGGGTCACCTGTGTTCACTGGTTCTGTTGATCTAGAAGTTCCAGAGTGGCCAATAACAGATTCCTCTGAGGATAAATTATTTAGTTGAGCTCCATCTTGCCTGGTTAATCTTTGATGAATTTCCTCATGAATAGTCTGATCAAGTGGGAGTCTTCCTGATACATCCATATCTTGAGGCTTGGAATACTGCTGACCGCCCAATGCTGCATCTGGTTGAACACCACCAGAAAGACCAGTAAAATCACTTTGCATGTTGCAAACAAATTGCTGTGGATGCAATGATGAGGTATCATGCGGCACAGATGAATGAGAAAAGGGCTGAGAAGATCTAGAATGGCCCTCCAGAGAGTCTGACTGGAACTGATTCTGGGTATCGGAATGGAAGGAGTGGGTAACTTTTGACTGAAGACCTTCATTATGATGCTCTGTTCCAATCTCCTGCTTCACCTCAGATGCCATACTAGGCGATAAATGGGAATGAGTGAAAgaatcatttctcaacaaataCTGGTTTTGCATTTTGCTTTTTTGTTGCAATTGATGCTGAGAAGGTTGCCGTTGCTGAAACTGCTGGGACGGCTGTTGAAACAGCTGATGTTGAGGAGGTTGCACAAGATTTTCTTTCACTGTATACTGCGATTGAAAGTTCACCTTTTGTGATTGATCTACTGAGTGAGAATCAGTTGCCTGTTGAGAAGAACATACATTTGGTTGGTTATTGGTCATCAAAGGAGAATCTGTCCTGTGCATTGATTGCATGGATATGGCATTCAAACTTGGGTTGTTAATCGTTGACCCAACAGTTGTTACAGGAATATGCATGTTTCCAGACCCAGAAGCATCGGTAGTGCCAATTCCATAGGCATCACCTGTCAAATGGAATACTGTCAAAAATTATACAAACTAGAAGCACCAGAGGTATCCTTGACTAACTCTCATTACATTAAGGATTTGGGAAAACACGTTAGGAAACAGAAGCCTGGTTGTAATGGTGAAGATAAAGTACCTTGTGTTACTGGTCTTTGGTTATGCTGGTCAAGATGCTGAGACAAGGGTTTGGTGGAGTTGCCATATATAGTTCCAGATAAATATCCCTCGGTGGTTCCTGAACTGTTCATGACAGACATATTCTTTCCCATTATTCCAAACCCTCCACTTAGGGACCCATGATTTATTCCAAAGGATTTCTGCTGTAACGTAGAACTGCCTCCACTATCAATTTGCCCACCAATATTGTGTAAGACACGAGAATTTTGACCCCCAACATGTTGTTTTTGCAACATAGGCTGTGATGCAGTTGTAGAGTCAACATCAGGACACGCTCCAACATCTGATGGCTCAATTTTCATGGAATTATTGTTGCTAGTGTTAGTAATCATATCACTAGTGTTGGAGTTACTAATTCCAGGAGTTGGGATCATTTGACTTGCCATTCTTTGCGAACCCATGGACGTCATCATGTTATTTCCACCGGGATTGACCAAGAAAGTATTAGGTGACTGCTGATACCCACCAGCCAAAGCTCCTGCAGAAAATTAATCCGTTAGATGAGTGAAAAGTCAACCAGATAATACTCCATAGATGAAAAGACCGAAAAGACCATCAGATGAACTAAAAAAACTACCATGTGCACTTCCAGGAGACCCATTTCGAGTTGGAAAAAAGCTTCCCGAATTCATGGTTGACGATGTGATTGTGTTGGAACTACTATGGTTCACGAAAGAATTATCCACTGATGAAGTTCCAACAAAGCTTGAGTTTTGTTGAAACCCAGGTGTGGGTATCATTGTACCGacgggagtggaagaattggcATGTTGCATCTGCTGATTGTTATTACTTGTAGGGAAGCGCTTAATCAGAATGTGCAAACGCCTCTCTAAAGTTTCCAGGTTTAGGTACTCCTCCTGCCATTAAATGACGTAATGAGAAATAGAAATGCAATAAGGAACTTATGAATAGTAACTCAATAGTATAAGTAGTTATGCTAACAATTTTCCAACATGCATACACAATTACACTCATATATACTTGAAGATTCTTGAAACTTATATTTAACTTTAATGTCAACCCAAAAATTGTTTATGTAATGTTATGCACAACAAAACATTAGCTATACAAGGAGGATAATTGCATGATGAAGCAGATTAGAAAACAACAAACCATTGTTGCAGCAGTTCTGAATAGACCGTCTTCTAGACGTTTCACTATATCAACCATTTTCCTGTTGGGAACCTCAGGCGATTGTTGGCGCCGCTGCATAAGAAAGTTCCAACTGCAGAACAGAGAAACTAAACCTCAGCACAAATCAAGCAAGCAGTTTTTACAGCATGTTTTCAGAAGTAACCTTCACCTATTTCTACACAAACCAGGAAGCACTAGAAATAGCACAAGTAGAAATAATCCGAGAAAGCTCCTTACATTTTCTCTTGCATGTATTTGCGTCTTTTAATAGTTTCTGGATCCATATTGGGTACATTCCGATGAATATTAGGATTCTGCATTTGGCTGGCCATAGGGTTTCCATTTTGCTGTGGTAGCCCAGGTAACATAGTACCAGTTTGGTTGGGTACCTGGCCCGAGATCTGCCCTGTATGATGTGTCTGTAAATTCATCTTTATCTTAGACCAATATAATACGTGCTTTGCAACATGCAGTTTGGCCCCCAACTAGAGCCAAAGACCATAACAAAGGAGTCGAACAAAGTTTGATGAAATCTACTCAAGTTTAGAGAAATTAAACCGCAAACGTCCAATCCAGACACGGATACCTGTCAATTAAATTCAATATGTGAGAAAATAAAACGGGTACGAGAAGAGAGTTGATGAAGATTCTGAAAATACTGAAAATATCTGTATGTAAgcttaaaaatatattaacaaTCAAACATAGATCATCTTATAAACATTCAAAAGCACAGAATAATTGATGGATGAAAAATGTTTACTAAGAAGTCCCATCCATTTTCCTATGGAATgtaatataaaatatagtacGTAAATTTCATGACCTGCCTCCTAACTCTTCAGCACTTGTCTAGAAGAACCACACAGTCAAACAGTGAACAGAACTGAAAGATCACATAATTGTGAAATTCAGTAGCCATTTATCTCTAATTAGATCAATTTCTAGCTGATCCCCAAAAGGGGCTCCAGAGAGAGAAATGCCACCCCAAAGATGACAAAACTTAAGCTATTGAGAAAACTAAGGTCTTTAAGAACCCACATCTAACACACCAAAACCTATTTCATAGTATTACACATTTCCCATAAGAATGATTACAAGTACAGAGTGCAAAAACATACATATACTGAACATGGTGAAACCAACAGCATTGGGTTTAATTCAGAGTTAATCTAAGCAGCACAGCAAAAAAAGTCCAGTTCTTTTTTCCAGAACTCGAGTTCCCACACCAAACAAAAGCTAAAGCAATTCTGCAGCATTAAATTTCTCAGAAATGAACGCATGCATAAAACACATACAGACTGCAATTGCCGCATAGACACAGGCCCGTGTCAGCTGCATACAAATGATGAAGTCAAAATCAGTTCAAAATTGGTCATTTTCAAAATTACTAGGGTTACATCAAATTGGGGGAAATCAAATTAGGGCATCATCTCTGATCAGACCAACGCTATATTTTCAATTGGAGGTAAGACTGATTTCAGCGAGCAATCAAATAAGACAACAGAACAAGAAGATGAACACACTAACAAGGCAACCAAAAAACGCACCAAAATTGAAAGCGTCACTTACGGGAGCTTAAACGAAGAGATAAATACGCATAAAAGTTGTAAAAAAATGCCAAACTAGCCAGCTACGTCGGTGCTGAGCTTAACCGGCGGTCGCGCCAAGATTACGGCGGAGAACGGTGGTTTGGGGAAAAAATGTGGCTGATTTAGaatttgtgtatttttgtttaattttcttttttttctgacTGTAGAATGGGCGGTAtttaactttttcttttctctttttttctttttcatgaaTTTCTATGGAAATTATTATTGCTTTGTGACTTTATCTATTGCCCAATAAAATAgttgatttaaattattaaatagtGTCTGTTATATTTTTACTCAAATAAAGCAGAAATATTCAATGCAGTTTGTAAATCTTTATTCAAACATTTAATGTATCATCCAGTAAGACTACAATTTAGAGacgaaaaaaattaataattttgagTGAGTAAAATGTGTGTATTACACTACTACATTACCCATACAATTTTACTTAtgattctttaattatatatgcattctttaataatagtattatattttataagaAACTGAAATATCccattttcaaaatttcaagaatTCGTCCATATTTTGAGTAAAGTTATTTATGAGTATTTTTCTAAACCGTGTTATATAATTTgagaatttataatttaatctaAATAAATGGGATTGTAGTCTTTATTGTATAGtcaataaaga
This window contains:
- the LOC121758069 gene encoding histone acetyltransferase HAC1-like; the protein is MNLQTHHTGQISGQVPNQTGTMLPGLPQQNGNPMASQMQNPNIHRNVPNMDPETIKRRKYMQEKIWNFLMQRRQQSPEVPNRKMVDIVKRLEDGLFRTAATMEEYLNLETLERRLHILIKRFPTSNNNQQMQHANSSTPVGTMIPTPGFQQNSSFVGTSSVDNSFVNHSSSNTITSSTMNSGSFFPTRNGSPGSAHGALAGGYQQSPNTFLVNPGGNNMMTSMGSQRMASQMIPTPGISNSNTSDMITNTSNNNSMKIEPSDVGACPDVDSTTASQPMLQKQHVGGQNSRVLHNIGGQIDSGGSSTLQQKSFGINHGSLSGGFGIMGKNMSVMNSSGTTEGYLSGTIYGNSTKPLSQHLDQHNQRPVTQGDAYGIGTTDASGSGNMHIPVTTVGSTINNPSLNAISMQSMHRTDSPLMTNNQPNVCSSQQATDSHSVDQSQKVNFQSQYTVKENLVQPPQHQLFQQPSQQFQQRQPSQHQLQQKSKMQNQYLLRNDSFTHSHLSPSMASEVKQEIGTEHHNEGLQSKVTHSFHSDTQNQFQSDSLEGHSRSSQPFSHSSVPHDTSSLHPQQFVCNMQSDFTGLSGGVQPDAALGGQQYSKPQDMDVSGRLPLDQTIHEEIHQRLTRQDGAQLNNLSSEESVIGHSGTSRSTEPVNTGDPAPRTYSIIREKQFKNQQRWLLFLRHARRCHFPEGKCPEPHCLTAQKLLKHSGSCNSLECTYPRCRATRVLVNHHRRCQDTNCPVCIPVKSFMQAQFKTLARSNLRPGLPTVVNESSGVHDIAGTVGRSTPKIDPVIAETPKDLEPSTKRTKVEQGLQSLVPSSGCSVAVTSTVSDCHIHDLRQSEKDCNYHIPIKSEISDVKVEVKVPVNVAQESPKIEIKKDNLDGAYIQTPKGDDVTPSDSVGYGVHQVTKTENDSAQTKQENTPLPPESASKSGKPKIKGVSMIELFTPEMVRQHIMGLRQWVGQSKAKAERNQAMEHSMSENSCQLCAVEKLTFEPPPIYCTPCGTRIKRNAMYYTFGSGETRHCFCIPCYNNSHGDTIAVDGTPIPKGRVEKKKNDEETEEWWVQCDKCEAWQHQICALFNGRRNNGGEAEYTCPNCYMAEVEMGERAPLPQSAVLGAKDLPRSHLSDHLEQRLIVKLKQERLERARMQGKSYDEIPGAEELVVRVVSSVDKKLDVKPRFLEIFQEENYPTEYPYRSKVVLLFQRIEGVEVCLFGMYVQEFGSECQQPNHRRVYLSYLDSVKYFRPDVKAVSGEALRTYVYHEILIGYLEYCKMRGFTSCYIWACPPLKGEDYILYCHPEIQKTPKSDKLREWYLVMLRKATKENIVVELTNLYEHFFVSTGECKAKVTASRLPYFDGDYWPGAAEDIIYQLQQEEDGRKQSKKGTLKKITKRALKASGQTDLSSNASKDLMLMHRLGDSITSMKEDFIMVHLQHSCTHCCILIVSGKRWVCKQCKKFQLCDKCYDAERKRDDRDRHPTNYKDVHALYPVDIAEVPDETKDNENLESEFFDTRQAFLSLCQGNHYQYDTLRRAKHSSMMVLYHLHNPTAPAFVTTCVKCHLDIESGQGYRCETCTDYDLCNACYQKDGGKDHPHKLTNNQSIDPNAQNKEARQLRVTQLRKMLELLVHASQCRSPLCQYPNCRKVKGLFRHGIQCKKRASGGCHLCKKMWHLLQLHARACKESNCGVPRCWDLKEHLRRLQQQSDSRRRAAVMEMMRQRAAEVAGSS